One Tunturibacter gelidoferens genomic region harbors:
- a CDS encoding GMC family oxidoreductase, protein MTDTTFDVLIVGSGHAGGMAAKILTEKGMRCLMLNAGPVADVARDAQRKPAYDLPYRGFKPPGRLEHVFQANEFNANVWVDEEEVPYTFDPAAPYNWVRVRLFGGRSLFWSRQSFRLSDYEFKAKSHDGFGEDWPISLSDLAPYYSRVEEIFQVAGAQDGPPQMPNGNFVPVDDVWSESMQRFIKASQAYDMPVCKQRRAQGRDGLASSVNLLLPDAERTGKLTSIANAVVRQITVDPNTGQPNGCHFIDRLSRREMHVKARVVVLAAGTLESTRLLLNSNLGNSSGVMGHFLMDQIYGPGVTCSVPEARNGKATEQLMGGSAIVPRFRNITTKYDKFLRGYALNVTSRMGGVEPRNFAAYGAELQQKLHEYNGSGFYITVMGEVLGRYENHVRIDKEEVDAWGIPVLHIETRYTDNELNMAKDAVEVGCSIADAAGFEVLSKNVVPNPPGYSIHEVGTCRMGDDPKKSVLNKWCQSQDHKNLFVVDGASFVSAGWQNPTMTILALSMRASEYLAGEMSRGNV, encoded by the coding sequence ATGACAGACACAACATTCGATGTACTCATTGTCGGGTCGGGGCACGCTGGAGGCATGGCTGCCAAGATTCTGACGGAAAAGGGCATGCGGTGCCTGATGCTGAACGCGGGCCCCGTGGCCGACGTAGCCAGAGATGCACAACGCAAGCCAGCATACGATCTGCCATATCGCGGCTTCAAACCACCAGGTCGGCTGGAGCACGTCTTCCAGGCCAACGAGTTCAATGCAAACGTCTGGGTGGATGAAGAAGAAGTTCCCTACACGTTCGATCCCGCGGCTCCTTACAACTGGGTGCGGGTGCGTTTGTTCGGTGGCCGCTCACTGTTCTGGTCGCGTCAGTCGTTCCGTTTGAGCGACTACGAGTTCAAGGCCAAATCGCATGACGGCTTCGGCGAAGACTGGCCCATCAGTCTCTCCGACCTGGCGCCGTACTATTCGCGGGTGGAGGAGATCTTCCAGGTGGCGGGCGCGCAGGACGGGCCGCCACAGATGCCGAATGGCAACTTCGTTCCTGTCGACGATGTGTGGTCGGAGTCGATGCAGCGGTTTATCAAGGCTTCGCAGGCGTACGACATGCCGGTCTGCAAGCAACGCCGCGCGCAAGGCCGCGACGGTCTCGCGAGTTCTGTGAATCTTCTGCTGCCGGATGCAGAACGGACCGGCAAGCTGACCTCAATCGCCAATGCAGTCGTTCGGCAGATAACGGTTGATCCGAACACCGGCCAGCCAAATGGATGCCACTTCATTGACCGGCTCTCGCGACGGGAGATGCATGTGAAGGCCCGCGTGGTTGTGTTAGCCGCGGGAACGCTTGAGAGCACGCGCCTGTTGTTGAACTCAAATCTCGGCAACTCGAGCGGCGTTATGGGGCACTTCCTGATGGACCAGATCTACGGACCGGGCGTTACCTGCTCGGTGCCTGAGGCGCGGAACGGTAAGGCAACAGAACAGTTGATGGGCGGCTCAGCAATCGTTCCGCGTTTCCGTAACATTACGACGAAGTATGACAAGTTTTTGCGCGGCTACGCGTTGAATGTAACCAGCCGCATGGGTGGGGTCGAGCCACGCAACTTCGCGGCCTATGGTGCTGAGCTGCAGCAGAAGCTGCACGAATACAACGGAAGCGGGTTCTACATCACGGTGATGGGCGAGGTACTCGGGCGCTACGAGAATCACGTCCGCATCGACAAAGAAGAGGTCGACGCGTGGGGTATTCCAGTGCTGCATATCGAGACCCGGTATACCGACAACGAGTTAAATATGGCGAAGGACGCGGTCGAAGTTGGCTGCTCCATCGCGGATGCGGCTGGATTCGAAGTGCTTTCGAAGAACGTCGTCCCAAATCCGCCGGGATACAGCATTCATGAGGTCGGCACCTGTCGCATGGGCGATGATCCAAAGAAGAGCGTGCTGAATAAGTGGTGCCAGAGCCAGGATCATAAGAATCTATTCGTCGTCGATGGAGCCAGCTTTGTGAGTGCGGGTTGGCAGAACCCGACGATGACTATCCTGGCGCTCTCGATGCGCGCTTCCGAGTATCTCGCTGGCGAGATGAGCAGAGGAAATGTTTAA
- a CDS encoding gluconate 2-dehydrogenase subunit 3 family protein produces the protein MLRREFVRCVISVGLLPKALLAQQTASPEPPPPAPTPWTLGLNPKTPLPVTEVADGIAEIDASFFTPSQLATFTRLCDLLLPAVANKPGALLAGTPMFLDSLIGSSPEVHKKLYRDGLDWLNAEAKTKYKMMFAQLNATQADALIKPWLRTWMTDHPPTEPHADFINIAHEDIRTATMNSKAWDDAGAAAGQDWVTGGLYWSPIEPDMASLGATSTNLPPHVMAVPKAAHTMPSYPR, from the coding sequence ATGCTGCGTCGTGAATTCGTACGCTGTGTCATCTCGGTAGGACTTCTACCGAAGGCACTGCTTGCCCAGCAGACAGCGAGTCCTGAGCCGCCACCTCCAGCTCCCACTCCGTGGACGCTGGGGCTGAATCCCAAGACGCCGCTGCCTGTCACGGAAGTGGCCGATGGGATCGCAGAGATCGATGCGAGCTTTTTTACTCCGTCTCAACTTGCGACGTTCACGCGGCTCTGCGATTTGCTGCTGCCAGCGGTAGCGAATAAGCCCGGCGCGCTTCTGGCAGGGACCCCCATGTTCCTCGACTCCCTGATTGGCAGCTCGCCCGAGGTGCACAAGAAGCTCTATCGCGACGGCCTCGATTGGCTCAACGCAGAGGCAAAGACCAAGTACAAGATGATGTTCGCGCAGTTGAACGCGACTCAGGCGGATGCGCTCATCAAGCCCTGGCTGCGTACATGGATGACGGACCATCCCCCGACCGAGCCGCACGCAGACTTCATCAACATCGCACATGAAGACATCCGGACTGCGACCATGAACTCGAAGGCCTGGGACGATGCCGGCGCGGCTGCCGGGCAGGACTGGGTGACGGGAGGGCTCTACTGGTCTCCAATCGAGCCGGATATGGCGAGCCTGGGCGCAACCTCTACAAACCTTCCGCCGCACGTAATGGCTGTCCCCAAGGCCGCGCACACCATGCCTTCCTACCCGCGTTAG
- a CDS encoding DUF4254 domain-containing protein — protein sequence MLDALLITRMQDEMTAALHVTENEEGFETGADGLMALAIAQHQANFELWHEEDKARVPGVADTEIVRVKHAIDALNQRRNDLVEKMDLWLMARLEQDPIAPLHSETPGLMIDRLSILALKIYHTREEAHRASATEEHRSRNVGRLALLAEQRQDLAGCLDVLWSEVLGGRRRFKLYRQMKMYNDPELNPAVYGRS from the coding sequence ATGCTCGATGCACTTCTGATAACCCGGATGCAGGACGAGATGACCGCAGCCCTGCATGTGACAGAGAACGAGGAGGGGTTTGAGACTGGCGCTGATGGGTTGATGGCGCTGGCGATAGCGCAGCATCAGGCCAACTTCGAGCTCTGGCATGAGGAGGATAAAGCGAGGGTTCCGGGCGTGGCGGACACGGAGATCGTGCGGGTGAAGCATGCGATCGATGCGTTAAACCAGCGACGGAACGATCTGGTGGAGAAGATGGATCTGTGGCTGATGGCTCGGCTGGAGCAGGATCCGATTGCTCCCCTGCACTCGGAGACGCCGGGGCTGATGATTGATCGACTCTCCATTCTGGCGTTGAAGATTTACCACACGCGGGAGGAGGCGCACAGGGCGAGCGCGACCGAGGAGCATCGCTCGCGCAACGTGGGACGGCTGGCTTTGCTGGCGGAGCAGCGCCAGGATTTGGCAGGCTGCCTGGATGTGCTGTGGAGCGAGGTGCTGGGGGGAAGGCGACGGTTTAAGCTCTATCGGCAGATGAAGATGTATAACGACCCGGAGTTGAACCCGGCGGTGTACGGGCGGAGTTAG
- the rfaD gene encoding ADP-glyceromanno-heptose 6-epimerase, protein MIIVTGGAGFIGSNLIQQLNRAGERNILLVDNFAPAANLTGPKFLNLAGAEYADYMDKREFRAALKAGDFENTRIRAILHQGACSNTLEDDGRYMMDNNFTYSKELLHFALERKVPLVYASTAAVYGASTNFTEIPANERPLNVYGYSKLVFDNYVRRHLHDMKCTVVGLRYFNVYGPREQHKGRMASVIHHFTRQLKGTGTIRMFEGSGGYADGEQRRDFVFVKDLARINMFFAGLLPESPKKPIHAVVNAGTGEARTFKAVAESLMQVHGQGNIEYIPFPGDLKDRYQHYTQADLSGLRAAGYTAPFTALEDGIKQTFAEEPAAN, encoded by the coding sequence GTGATCATCGTCACCGGCGGAGCAGGCTTCATCGGCAGCAACCTCATCCAGCAGCTCAACCGCGCAGGCGAACGCAACATCCTGCTCGTGGACAACTTCGCTCCCGCCGCCAACCTCACCGGCCCGAAGTTCCTCAATCTCGCCGGAGCCGAATATGCCGACTACATGGACAAGCGCGAGTTCCGCGCCGCACTCAAAGCCGGCGACTTCGAGAACACCAGAATCCGCGCCATCCTCCATCAGGGCGCCTGTTCGAACACCCTCGAAGACGACGGCCGTTACATGATGGACAACAACTTCACCTACTCCAAAGAGTTGCTGCACTTCGCACTGGAACGTAAAGTTCCTCTGGTCTACGCCTCAACCGCTGCTGTCTACGGAGCCAGCACCAACTTCACCGAAATCCCCGCCAACGAACGCCCCCTCAACGTCTACGGCTACTCGAAGCTCGTCTTCGACAACTACGTCCGCCGCCATCTTCACGACATGAAGTGCACCGTCGTCGGACTGCGCTACTTCAATGTCTACGGCCCGCGCGAACAGCACAAAGGCCGCATGGCCAGCGTCATCCACCACTTCACCCGCCAGCTCAAAGGCACCGGCACCATCCGGATGTTCGAGGGCTCAGGCGGCTACGCCGACGGCGAGCAGCGTCGCGACTTCGTCTTCGTCAAAGACCTCGCTCGCATCAACATGTTCTTCGCCGGCCTCCTCCCCGAGAGTCCCAAAAAACCCATCCACGCCGTCGTCAACGCAGGCACCGGCGAAGCCCGCACCTTCAAGGCTGTCGCCGAGTCGCTCATGCAGGTTCACGGCCAGGGCAACATCGAATACATTCCATTCCCAGGCGACCTGAAAGACCGCTACCAGCACTACACCCAGGCCGACCTCTCCGGTCTCCGTGCTGCAGGCTACACCGCGCCCTTTACAGCGCTTGAGGACGGTATAAAACAAACCTTCGCCGAGGAGCCCGCTGCAAACTAG
- a CDS encoding ATP-grasp domain-containing protein codes for MTDTQRNPTILCISTYEKGQPFMKEAARLGADVLLLTVDKLEHADWPRESLTKLITMPEQLTPEQVLNTVAYLARTNHIDRIVALDEFDLEVAALLREHLRLPGMGESLTRNFRDKLAMRVSAKQKGVPVPEFTGVFNYDDLHSFLDSVSGPWLLKPRTNASAIGIRKIESPNDLWPILDELGDLQSHYVLERFVPGEIFHMEGVTWNGKILFGAPYKYGKPPMQTMHQGGIFSTRALDRESSDALALAAIHQQVIESLGLVSGVTHTEFIKSEADGSFYFLETAARVGGAHIADVVEFASGINPWVEWARIEVATLLNMEYTLPNLKHQYAGSVICLARQEHPDTSTYDAPEIVHRLSRHHHAGLILRADSAERIEELIGQYTHRFLEDFCAIVPPPDKPTA; via the coding sequence GTGACTGATACGCAACGGAACCCCACGATTCTCTGCATCAGCACCTACGAAAAAGGGCAGCCCTTCATGAAAGAGGCTGCGCGTCTCGGCGCGGACGTTCTCCTCCTCACCGTCGACAAACTCGAACACGCCGACTGGCCCCGCGAATCGCTCACCAAACTAATCACCATGCCCGAGCAGCTCACCCCCGAGCAGGTCCTGAATACCGTCGCGTACCTCGCGCGCACAAACCACATCGACCGGATCGTCGCGTTAGACGAATTCGACCTCGAAGTCGCCGCTCTTCTGCGCGAACACCTGCGCCTCCCCGGAATGGGCGAATCACTCACCAGAAACTTCCGCGACAAGCTGGCCATGCGTGTAAGCGCGAAGCAAAAAGGTGTCCCCGTTCCTGAGTTCACGGGAGTCTTCAACTACGACGACCTTCACTCCTTCCTCGATAGCGTGTCCGGACCATGGCTGCTGAAGCCCCGCACCAACGCCTCTGCCATCGGAATCCGCAAAATCGAGTCGCCCAACGACTTGTGGCCCATCCTCGACGAACTAGGCGACCTCCAGTCGCACTATGTCCTCGAGCGCTTCGTCCCCGGCGAGATCTTTCACATGGAAGGCGTCACCTGGAACGGCAAGATACTCTTCGGCGCACCCTACAAATATGGCAAGCCACCCATGCAGACGATGCACCAGGGAGGCATCTTCAGCACTCGCGCGCTGGACAGGGAATCGAGCGACGCGCTCGCTCTCGCCGCAATCCACCAACAGGTGATTGAATCCCTTGGTCTCGTCTCTGGTGTCACCCACACCGAGTTCATCAAGTCAGAGGCCGACGGCAGCTTCTACTTCCTCGAGACCGCAGCCCGCGTCGGCGGCGCTCACATCGCCGATGTCGTCGAGTTCGCATCCGGCATCAACCCCTGGGTCGAGTGGGCGAGAATTGAAGTCGCCACGCTTCTCAACATGGAGTACACCCTCCCAAATCTAAAACACCAATACGCCGGCAGCGTCATCTGCCTCGCGCGACAGGAGCATCCCGACACCAGCACCTACGACGCGCCCGAGATCGTTCACCGTCTCAGTCGCCATCACCATGCCGGCCTCATCCTTCGTGCCGACTCCGCCGAACGCATCGAAGAACTCATCGGTCAATACACACACCGCTTCCTCGAAGACTTCTGCGCCATCGTTCCTCCTCCAGATAAACCGACAGCTTAG
- a CDS encoding GlcNAc-transferase family protein, with translation MNEANHLIFVSIAAYRDPQLVPTMEDCIAKARHPERLRFGICWQHDPKEDTFPFRNDDCFRILAVDWRESKGACWARSEVLKLWRGEEWFLQVDSHCRFAWDWDTKLLDEMGQTESDKPILSTYASPFTPGGDEVLADGPLQMAFQGFTEDGIPHMKPLAIADWQNLTRPRRARFLSAGFLFAQGTFVEEIGYDPELYFLGEETAMTLRAFTSGYDLFHPQETIVWHDYGRPAAPKHWGDHTEATEDKAGCLWHELDSRSREKVRRLIAGQAVESFGLGSTRSLEEYEAYAGLSFKLRKAQDYTVRGEEPPNPEAAPDWAGQIFPWMVRITFDRAALPAAALDDPEFWYVGVKDESRAEIYRQDIPQSQLATLPSGESKIVLVCEFESGTIPAAWTVWPVSRSLGWLNRIEGTLGDEDYTIVLEEDTE, from the coding sequence TTGAACGAAGCGAATCACTTGATTTTTGTCTCGATCGCTGCATATCGCGATCCGCAGCTGGTTCCTACGATGGAAGACTGCATCGCGAAGGCTCGCCACCCGGAACGACTGCGATTTGGTATCTGCTGGCAACACGATCCGAAGGAAGATACTTTTCCCTTTCGCAATGACGACTGCTTCAGGATACTTGCCGTTGATTGGCGGGAGAGTAAGGGGGCCTGCTGGGCGCGGTCCGAGGTGCTGAAGCTGTGGCGGGGCGAGGAATGGTTTCTGCAGGTGGACTCACACTGCCGGTTTGCGTGGGATTGGGATACGAAGCTGCTCGACGAGATGGGGCAGACGGAGAGCGATAAGCCGATTTTGAGTACGTATGCTTCGCCCTTTACGCCCGGTGGCGACGAGGTGCTGGCGGATGGGCCACTGCAGATGGCCTTTCAGGGCTTTACCGAGGATGGTATTCCGCATATGAAGCCGCTGGCGATTGCGGATTGGCAGAACCTGACGAGGCCGCGACGGGCGCGATTCCTTTCGGCGGGTTTTTTGTTTGCCCAGGGCACTTTTGTGGAAGAGATTGGATACGATCCCGAGTTGTATTTTCTGGGAGAGGAGACGGCGATGACGCTGCGTGCCTTCACCAGCGGATATGACCTGTTTCATCCGCAGGAGACGATTGTCTGGCACGACTACGGCAGACCGGCGGCGCCGAAGCACTGGGGAGATCACACCGAGGCTACCGAGGACAAGGCCGGTTGCTTGTGGCACGAACTGGACTCTCGCAGCAGGGAGAAGGTGCGGCGTCTGATTGCGGGACAAGCAGTGGAGAGCTTTGGATTGGGATCGACGCGGAGCCTTGAGGAGTATGAGGCTTATGCGGGACTTTCGTTCAAGCTGCGAAAGGCTCAAGATTACACGGTGCGGGGTGAGGAGCCGCCTAATCCCGAAGCTGCTCCCGACTGGGCCGGACAGATATTTCCGTGGATGGTCCGGATTACGTTTGATCGCGCGGCACTGCCTGCTGCGGCGCTCGACGATCCCGAGTTCTGGTACGTCGGGGTGAAGGATGAGAGTCGCGCCGAGATTTATCGTCAGGACATTCCGCAATCGCAACTGGCTACGCTTCCGAGCGGCGAATCAAAGATCGTTCTGGTTTGCGAGTTTGAGTCGGGTACGATTCCCGCAGCCTGGACAGTTTGGCCGGTGAGCCGCTCGCTCGGATGGCTGAACAGGATTGAAGGCACCCTGGGCGATGAGGACTACACGATCGTCCTCGAAGAAGACACTGAATAA
- a CDS encoding sulfatase-like hydrolase/transferase, translating into MRHPVTTAFGASTIVLLTLLEPLASPLHTEFYHLTGSVSAVLVPVLLNFAGVWLALSLLLVWGSKHPRFNSWVWGALGIALSWMVLKDWCALRGDPVPSIVNVAFAVVVCMIVISAAAWRSRVQPILHRAKQLAIPILGFAALSGMVIILQAMLFSWQARHLNAPRPLHQRTGISASSHRHGRIIWILFDELSYRQVYEHRSPGLELPAFTQLARTATVFTHTVPSGLYTEQVLPSLFSGQRYDGVRVSVVGWPLEVHERSTGTWGILDPHKTVFQDAIDAGYTTAVAGWYNPYCRILPEVLDRCFWTSHIALPGGMYPEQSIGWNSEQPVVDHLANLARLVHLFPRQNAPSDELRLHQQDYQEIVAAGDELLRDPSVDFILLHMPIPHPGGIYNRHTGSFEVSHPSYLDNLALCDVYLAHVRHELEENGTWNDSTLVIMGDHSWRVSLFWAKAAGWTEEERIASDNVRFDDRPAYIVKLPSQTTPARIDEPFDSIRTRELFDKLFTGQITTPAQLK; encoded by the coding sequence TTGAGACACCCGGTTACAACCGCCTTCGGCGCAAGCACAATCGTCCTGCTGACCCTGCTGGAGCCATTAGCGTCCCCTTTGCACACGGAGTTTTACCACTTGACGGGGTCAGTCAGTGCGGTGCTCGTGCCGGTATTGCTGAACTTCGCCGGGGTGTGGCTGGCGCTGTCTCTCCTACTCGTGTGGGGAAGCAAACATCCACGATTCAACTCATGGGTGTGGGGCGCTTTAGGAATTGCCCTCAGCTGGATGGTGCTGAAAGACTGGTGTGCCTTGCGAGGAGATCCTGTTCCCAGCATTGTCAACGTTGCCTTTGCCGTTGTGGTTTGCATGATCGTCATTTCGGCGGCTGCTTGGCGTTCTCGCGTTCAACCGATTCTGCATCGTGCGAAGCAATTGGCGATACCGATACTCGGATTTGCAGCGTTGAGCGGGATGGTAATCATTTTGCAGGCGATGTTGTTCTCATGGCAGGCTCGTCATCTGAACGCTCCTCGCCCCCTGCATCAGCGAACGGGAATCAGCGCTTCTTCTCATCGTCACGGGCGAATCATCTGGATTCTCTTTGATGAACTTTCTTATCGGCAGGTCTATGAGCATCGCTCTCCTGGCCTCGAGTTGCCTGCCTTCACCCAGTTGGCTCGTACCGCAACCGTCTTCACGCATACTGTCCCGAGCGGTCTGTATACAGAACAGGTACTTCCTTCCCTCTTCTCAGGACAACGATACGATGGCGTACGGGTCTCTGTTGTCGGCTGGCCTCTTGAGGTGCATGAACGATCTACGGGGACGTGGGGTATTTTAGATCCTCACAAAACAGTCTTTCAGGACGCGATCGATGCGGGTTACACGACAGCAGTGGCGGGGTGGTACAACCCCTATTGCCGCATTCTGCCAGAGGTTCTCGACCGGTGTTTCTGGACTAGTCATATAGCTCTGCCCGGCGGGATGTATCCGGAACAAAGCATCGGCTGGAACAGCGAGCAGCCAGTAGTAGATCATCTTGCAAATCTTGCCAGGCTTGTGCATCTGTTTCCGCGTCAGAACGCTCCTTCGGACGAACTCAGACTCCATCAACAGGACTACCAAGAGATTGTCGCTGCGGGAGACGAACTTCTGCGAGACCCATCGGTAGACTTCATTCTTTTACATATGCCTATCCCGCATCCGGGAGGAATCTACAATCGGCATACGGGTAGTTTCGAGGTATCTCACCCAAGCTACCTCGACAACCTTGCACTGTGCGATGTGTACCTGGCGCATGTCCGGCATGAACTGGAAGAGAATGGCACCTGGAACGACTCGACGCTGGTGATTATGGGCGATCACTCATGGCGAGTTAGCCTGTTCTGGGCGAAGGCCGCGGGGTGGACGGAAGAGGAACGCATTGCTTCAGACAATGTTCGATTTGACGACAGGCCTGCTTATATCGTGAAGCTTCCCTCGCAAACTACTCCTGCGCGAATTGACGAGCCGTTTGATTCGATAAGAACGCGGGAGCTCTTCGACAAGTTATTTACGGGACAGATCACTACACCAGCGCAGCTTAAGTGA
- a CDS encoding glycosyltransferase family 9 protein, producing MATSPKRVLIYRLGSLGDTLIALPALHLVARAFPQAERRILTNFPVNVKAPPAAAILENSGLVHGYFRYVVGMRSPRELVSLWWQLLRWRPEVLVYMGSARGVESARRDEKFFRLCGITRLIGVPLTEDMQQNRWEQQIQALEPEGARLTRNLAELGDPRLDDPASWDLRLTSAEHARAKEALASAAGLPVIAVSVGTKVQSKDWGRENWRALLQRIAALYPNHALALCGAPEEADASNFAADGWKQNSSKPVINLCGILTPRESAAVFAQSQIFIGHDSGPMHLAAAVQTPCVAIFAARNKPRVWFPYGKQHRVVYHQTDCWGCGLETCIVQKKKCLTSITVDEVITEVRAILG from the coding sequence ATGGCAACCTCCCCAAAACGGGTTCTGATCTACCGCCTCGGCAGCCTCGGCGACACTCTCATCGCACTCCCCGCCCTGCACCTCGTCGCCCGCGCCTTCCCGCAGGCCGAACGCCGCATCCTCACCAACTTCCCCGTCAACGTCAAAGCCCCGCCCGCCGCCGCCATCCTCGAAAACAGCGGCCTCGTCCACGGCTACTTCCGTTACGTCGTCGGTATGCGCAGCCCACGAGAACTAGTTTCCCTTTGGTGGCAGCTCCTGCGCTGGCGCCCAGAAGTCCTGGTCTACATGGGGTCTGCGCGAGGAGTAGAGTCGGCACGCCGTGACGAAAAGTTCTTCCGTCTATGCGGAATAACGCGACTCATCGGCGTCCCCCTCACCGAAGATATGCAGCAGAACCGCTGGGAGCAGCAGATCCAGGCTCTTGAACCAGAGGGAGCACGCCTCACCCGCAATCTCGCCGAATTGGGAGACCCTCGACTCGACGACCCCGCAAGCTGGGATCTCCGCCTCACCTCCGCCGAGCATGCCCGCGCCAAAGAAGCTCTCGCATCAGCCGCGGGCCTGCCCGTCATAGCGGTTAGCGTAGGCACCAAAGTCCAATCGAAAGACTGGGGCCGGGAAAACTGGCGTGCACTCCTGCAACGCATCGCCGCTCTCTACCCCAACCATGCACTGGCCCTCTGCGGAGCTCCCGAAGAGGCCGACGCCAGCAACTTCGCAGCCGACGGCTGGAAGCAAAACTCCTCCAAACCCGTAATCAATCTCTGCGGCATCCTCACCCCGCGCGAGAGCGCAGCTGTCTTCGCCCAGTCTCAAATCTTCATCGGTCACGACAGCGGCCCCATGCACCTCGCCGCAGCCGTCCAGACACCTTGCGTCGCCATCTTTGCTGCCCGCAACAAGCCTCGCGTCTGGTTCCCCTATGGTAAACAGCACCGCGTCGTCTACCACCAGACCGATTGCTGGGGCTGCGGCCTCGAAACCTGCATCGTCCAAAAAAAGAAGTGCCTCACCTCCATCACGGTCGACGAGGTGATCACCGAGGTTCGCGCCATCCTCGGCTAG
- the hldE gene encoding bifunctional D-glycero-beta-D-manno-heptose-7-phosphate kinase/D-glycero-beta-D-manno-heptose 1-phosphate adenylyltransferase HldE — translation MLPELHSILNLLEGGFSQLKVLVVGDIMLDRYIHGEVERISPEAPVPVIRHAQRYERAGGAANVAMNLAGLGCQTFLAGLWGSDSEQAELAAILERANINTAGVVSSSLPTISKTRIVGRMQQLLRLDIESRDPVPAIEGQRLQERAVELVSKVHAVILSDYAKGALTRSLCESVIRAARTAGIPVFADPKTPDFSKYSGATTICPNLGELSAATGIPSHHTDELLAAAQALVTEHDFKFLTVTMSEKGITVLRPPSADSTGIYHSPARAREVFDVSGAGDTVIATLAASIAGGLQIETAVELANLAAGIVVSKVGTVPIAAHELVAALTPSSGLTAGEKILDLERIKLRVAEWRSSGETIVFTNGCFDLLHVGHITLLEDCRRFGSKLVLGLNADASVCRLKGPTRPIVSERERARVMAALAAVDAVVLFEEDTPLELIRALRPNVLVKGGDYTVETVVGHEDVIAYGGRVEIVPTVEGFSTTNIVKKLTANPTPSEEIKK, via the coding sequence ATGCTGCCGGAACTTCATTCGATCCTGAACCTGCTTGAGGGCGGCTTCAGTCAACTCAAAGTGCTCGTCGTTGGCGACATCATGCTCGACCGCTATATCCACGGCGAGGTTGAGCGCATCTCCCCCGAGGCCCCGGTTCCGGTCATCCGCCACGCCCAGCGTTACGAGCGTGCCGGTGGAGCAGCCAACGTAGCTATGAACCTCGCCGGCCTCGGCTGTCAGACCTTCCTTGCAGGCCTCTGGGGCAGTGACTCCGAGCAGGCAGAACTAGCCGCCATCCTCGAACGCGCCAACATCAACACCGCCGGGGTCGTCTCAAGCTCGCTCCCTACCATCTCAAAGACCCGCATCGTCGGCCGCATGCAGCAACTCTTGCGCCTCGACATCGAGAGCCGAGACCCCGTCCCGGCAATCGAAGGTCAACGCCTCCAGGAACGCGCCGTCGAGCTGGTCTCGAAGGTCCACGCAGTCATCCTCTCTGACTACGCCAAAGGCGCACTCACCCGTTCTCTCTGCGAGTCCGTCATCCGCGCCGCACGCACCGCCGGCATCCCCGTCTTCGCCGACCCCAAGACCCCGGACTTCAGCAAATACTCTGGCGCAACCACTATCTGTCCGAATCTCGGTGAACTCTCCGCAGCGACCGGCATCCCCTCCCACCACACCGACGAACTCCTCGCCGCAGCCCAGGCCTTAGTCACTGAACACGACTTCAAATTCCTCACCGTCACCATGAGCGAGAAGGGAATCACAGTCCTCCGCCCACCATCGGCAGACAGCACCGGTATCTATCACTCACCCGCGCGAGCCCGTGAGGTATTCGACGTCTCAGGAGCTGGCGACACCGTCATCGCAACCCTCGCAGCCAGCATCGCAGGCGGCCTCCAGATCGAAACCGCAGTCGAGCTTGCCAACCTCGCCGCCGGGATCGTGGTCAGCAAGGTAGGCACCGTACCCATCGCAGCGCACGAGCTGGTAGCCGCCCTCACTCCCAGCTCCGGACTCACCGCCGGCGAAAAGATCCTCGACCTCGAGCGCATCAAACTCCGCGTAGCCGAGTGGCGCTCCTCGGGCGAGACCATCGTCTTCACCAACGGCTGCTTCGACCTCCTCCATGTCGGCCACATCACCCTGCTCGAAGATTGCCGCCGCTTCGGTTCCAAGCTCGTCCTGGGCCTCAACGCCGACGCCTCCGTCTGCCGCCTCAAAGGCCCAACCCGCCCCATCGTCTCGGAACGAGAACGCGCCCGCGTCATGGCCGCCCTGGCCGCAGTAGACGCCGTCGTTCTCTTCGAAGAAGACACCCCCCTCGAACTCATCCGCGCGCTGCGGCCCAACGTACTGGTCAAAGGCGGCGACTACACCGTCGAAACAGTGGTCGGCCACGAAGATGTCATCGCCTACGGAGGACGAGTCGAGATAGTCCCTACCGTGGAGGGCTTCTCCACTACCAACATCGTAAAAAAGCTCACGGCAAATCCCACCCCGAGCGAGGAGATTAAGAAGTGA